The nucleotide window CACGGGCAGATGAAGTCCTGTTTAATATTGTAAACAAGcgctaatctgctagatcggtgctcgtttactgggcccattagggtccatttacacagaaagattatctgacagattatctgccaagatttgaagccaaagccaggaatggatttgaaaagagaagaaacctcaggctttcctttatgacctgatctctgttcataatctgtttctggctttggcttcaaatctttggccgataatctttctgtgtaaatggacccttacacagacCAATAATCATTTTACAAGGGCCGtgtaaagtattaaaggggttatccagcgctacaaaaacatggccactttccccctactcttgtctccagtttgggtggggttttgaaactcagttccattgaagtaaatggagcttaattgcaaaccgcacctgaactggagacaacagtagggggaaaagtggcatgtttttgtagcgctggataacccctttaactgtttgggcaatcatcagctgttggccgcacatcactattacacatagcggtgtgCGGTCGGTGGCTGATGATGATAGGTCTGGGCCTAAACATAGTCTCTGTTAcaatgagattaaaggggtactccggcctgggggtatttttaagctatggctggggagggggtggttatagacgaCGGcgatcacttacctccccgattccggCGCCAGGTCCTGGATCACGCCGCCCCGTACAAccatcccgcggccgcttccttgtGTGAGCTGCGcataagacgtgacgtctcaaggcagctcagccattcagcaccAGGAAGCGGGTGCGGGATGGGTGTATGGGGCGGCGCAGtccaggacccggcgctggaaccgggaaaGTAAGTGATCACCGCTGTCTATAACTACCCCCTCCCTGGCTAAGAAGTGCTCAGCTGCATGCTTTTCCCTGCCTGTtttatgattggtgggggtctgattgTTCCAGAGCTGTATTTGGTAAGACAgcctcctgaaatcctctgtcaTGCCACATAGGGCAAAAGTATTTTGATCAGATGGAAGCTAAGCATTTGGATTCCCACAACGATCGTCAGCTAGAGAGAAGCATGCAACTGTGCGCTTCACTCCCTGACCCGCTGTCTTCTCACTCCAGAAGGCAGTCTCTATTGTAGTTTATGGAGCCTGGCTCCTACAGTGAGCCAGAGAGAGAGAAGTGCACATTCATGTGCTTCTCCCTGCTATTAACAATCGATgcggtctgaacacccagacacctgattttttttttttttttttaaacttcttgGTGAATCTGTGGTCGGTTATTACACAGGTGTACTTTATGGCCTTTATTTCCACCACATAACCGCCCCCCTCTCTGACTTGTCTTTGTAGCCTTCTTAGGACACGTCTCCCACTTCCACACAAGTTCACCATTATCCAACAAGGCCGACTACTACCAGGTCCTGGGAGTGCCGAAGACTGCGAGCCAGAAAGAAATCAAGAAGGCCTATTACCAGGTGACTGATGCGGATATTAGGACTCACATTGATGTCTGATCAGGAGAGTGCTTGTCTCCATGTGACCTGGTTACACCATAGACCCAGTGCTGACCGTCCACTGCACTTTGATGTTATATATTGATTAGTGATGTGGAGACTTGTGTTCCCTCCTTGTGAAATACAGCAAACAGATCAGTGACCGTGCATCACGCCTAGAGACATACTGTTACCTATCATTGTCCACctactagaccagggatggggaaccttcagctctccagctgttgcaaaactacatttcccatcatgcctggacagccgatggctgtccaggcatgatgggaaatgtagttttgcaacagctggagagccgaaggttccccatccctgtgcttGACTTATACATATGTCATCTGCTCCTTTCTAGTGAAGCAACATGGCCTTATTTTATAGTGGACACCACCATATATATCAATGGATCTTAACCCTTCATTGTGTTCTGTACTGTTAGTGTCTCATGTAAATGATATGATGAATGTGATCTGATCTGCATCTGTCTATCGCTTTAGCTGGCCAAAAAATACCATCCAGACACCAACAAAGAGGACCCTCAGGCCAAGGAGAAGTTCTCCCAGCTGGCTGAAGCCTATGAGGTAATCAGTGATATATGCTAAAGAGGAATTGTCCCGTATGTCCATGAGGCAAGGGGCTGCGGTCCGCAAGGTGGCATTCACATGCTCCACAAGAAGGGTCCGTGCATGGACAATGTGCTACGGACCGGAATTCGGAATCCATTGCATCAAActctgaaacagtttaaatctccatgctagtgtactgacagtcacccagctgtgtcagtacagtagcacaaagatttacaCTGAGTTCCCAGCATCGTTATGAATGATGATTCCGGGAGTTTCAGTGTCCGTTCCGAAGCACATTGTCTGTAACCGCGGACCAAGCTTAGAAAGTGTAAATGCCACCTAAGGCTACACATCGACTTTGCTCATAGCATAAGTTGAGTATCCAAAGATATGTGTCACTTTGTGATCACAGGTCATTGAAGTAAGTTGGAAATAGTTTTTTTAGGCGGCACGTCTGTGTcaagggtggtgctcgtagtaagaaaaaaattcccatagcattataaaagttcattctcggcactcaccatttcatgcttcaaaagttttattgtagaaaaaaattccATCAAGATTATACAAGgacaacaggacgtttcggcatcaAGCCCTTCTTTACTGTTGAGAAAGACTTGACGctgaaacgtcctgttgccgttgtcTAATCTTGAtgaatttttttctacaataaaatttttgaagcatgaaatggtgagtgccgagaataaAACTTTAATTATAAATAAGTCGGGTCAAACTGGACCTGTAAGTGGCCACAACCATGACTTGACGTCGTCATAAATGCATCAAAGATTTGTCTCTGGTCATGGCTTCTTGTGTCCCCTGTGGACGTTGttatggtcaggaaacactgatcagatAGCCTTCAGGAAACAATCtgtatttcctgactgtaaaaacatcggagggggaaataaaaaaaaaaaaaaagatactcacCTGTTACAAGCTGCAGCAACGCACCCCTCTGTCTTTGATTCTATGAATGTGGAGTTACATCACTAATGATCTTATAATTGTAATTTATGTATTTTCTCACTGTACTTGTTCCGTTGTCAGGTTCTCAGCGATGAAGTGAAGAGGAAGCAGTACGATGCATACGGCACTGCAGATTTTGGAGCCGGCGGAGGAAGGCAGCAGTACTGGAGAGGAGGCCCcactgttgatccagaagaactCTTCCGCAAGATCTTTGGGGAGTTCTCTGGGTCGCCCTTTGGTGACTTCAATAATATCTTTGATCAGCCACAGGAGGTGAGCACTGTCTGTCAGGCACAGAGTGCATTGTCCTACTGGAGATCACCTGTACAGAAGACCTGAGGCTTAAGCCATATTCTTCTATTGCCTCTTGCAGTACATCATGGACCTTACGTTTATTCAGGCGGCCAAGGGGGTGAACAAAGAGATGTCTGTCAGCATCACAGACACGTGTCAGAGGTGCAACGGGAAAGGCAATGAACCTGGTACAAAGCTTCAGCACTGTAACTACTGTAATGGCACTGGCATGGTAAGCCGTCTGTTCACTGTATAGCTAATGGTTATGTGGTTTCCTTGTATATTGTTGGGGCTGTGTGTAAGTAGATCGTCTGGGCTCTGGATGTCCCTTAGTGTTgtctttttatagtttttttttttttacatgaatgcctTCCTTTGTAGGAGACCATAAACACCGGTCCCTTTGTCATGCGATCAACATGTCGACGTTGTGGAGGGAGGGGTACGACTATGACAAATCCATGCCTCTCCTGCCGGGGTAGTGGACAGACAAAGCAGAAGAAGTCTGTGACCGTGCCAGTACCTGCAGGTAAGTGCTAAATAGGATGGTAGACAGACCCCCAATCTGTGctacattaaagggatattcctatccAATCACATGATGATATATCGCAATTATATACAATCACGTTATGATCAGTTAGGGTCTGACTTTTTGAGACAGGCAGTCCTGAGAATGGAGGGGATACATGACTGATTCAGCGTTCTATTCCCTGCATCACAATGCTTCCGGCCAGTGCAGCAGGCCCTATTGACTTGAATGGGGCCATACTTCTTCACTTTCCAGCACTGTTATGAAGGGATAAAATAGCCCTGCAGTTATGTTTTAATTCTCCATATTGGTGCATAATCTACACGTTAGACCCTAACAATTTGCCTTTCTCCCTCTGgctattgcaaaattacaattcccatcatgcctcaactttggctggccaggcatgatgggaaatacaGTTTTGAAGCACCTGGAAAGAGGAAGATTCCCCAACCCAACTAAATAGCTATCAGTGACACATTCTCTGATGTCCATATGACCTAATGGGTAAAAGCATTCTTAGGAGTTTTAAAGTGTAAATTATAGATTTTCAAAATTTATAGTCCTGTACTTTTTCTCCTGTAGGTGTGGAAGATGGACAGACTGTTCGAATGCCAGTGGGCAGAAAGGAAATCTTTATTACTTTTAGGGTCAGTACCTTCATCCATCCTGATGCTCTCAGTTCATATCATTATCTTGCTGTAATATAAAATtctccagcagagggcagtgtaatGCCCCTAATAGCAGATGTTGCTTGCACTCTGTTGCATCAGATAGATCTGGTTTAGTTCTTAAGTTTTTAGGGGGGTCGTGACAATGTATAAAAGTATACAATATGCAAATAAGATATATCCTCATTTATTTATTACCTGTTGTCTTATTTatttaaagagttaaaggggtactctagcgattttaccccccccccccctttcaattcaactggttcaAGAAAGTAAAATAAGTTCTACTTCAAAAtcttcagccttccagtacttatcagctgctgtatgtcctgcaggaaatggtgtttgctttccagtctgacacagtgctctctgctgccacctctgtccatgtcaggaactgtccagagcagtagcaaatcctgctctggacaattcctgacatggacagaggttgcagcagagaacactgtcagactggaaagaatataccacttatataactttctgaaaacagttgatttgaaacaaaaagattttcactggagtacccctttaaattcaagatCTACTTCATTGTACCCAATTTCAATGAAAAGAGTTCTTTAGTAAAATCTCTCTAGCAGCCGTCCATTTTACCATTGAATAACATTGATGTGTAACAATATGTGATACAGGTGCAGAGGAGTCCTTTATTCAGACGTGACGGGGCCGACATCCATTCAGATCTGCATGTTTCCATTGCTCAAGCAGTCTTGGGTGGTACTGCCCGGGCACAAGGACTGTATGAACCCATCAATGTTTCAGTGAGTGATTTTCCTTCattattagtggtttattttttatacttaataCTGTCTGTCTGACACCTCCATCTTTGTGTCTCAGATACCAGCAGGCGCACAAGCAGATCAGAGTATAAGAATAAGCGGCAAAGGCATAGTGAGAATGAACAGTTACGGCTTCGGCGACCACTATATACATATCAAGCTGAAAGTTCCTCGGTGAGTAGGATGGAAAGTGATTTGGGTGGATTTGGATCTCAGAGCGTCTAACTTCTGTGTCCTCTTGCAGGAAGCTGACGGACAGGCAGCGGGCGCTGATGCTGAGCTTTGCTGAAGAAGAAACCGATGTGGAGGGCACCGTGAATGGCATCACTAACACAACCACAGGTACTTGAGAGCTATAATACAAGTAGATCATTATAGGGATGCTACATGATCTGCtttactcacacacacacacaagccccccccaccccccgcccgcctaaccctactgacagagtctctttcaaGGGCATTTTCTCCTACGCTCAGGGCAGGGCATATTGACATCATACATGGTGGTCAATAGGCTTTTACTTCTGACTGCAGTGACACTCTATTTGTAATATATTGCTTGCTGGTTCGTCTTGTGCGTGTTTGCATGATCCCAGGCTTGCTCAGTTTTGCACACTCATAGCATTACACATAGTTGTCAGGACTTGGGTGGCAATTTTTATTTCCTGACATCAGGTTATTGCTCTTCACACAGTCAGCCATGACTTCTGATGGGTGAATGTGGTCGGGTCTGACGCCTGTTTACTGTTTGTGCCCACTAGGCCATGTACAGCAGAGCTCTGCAGCTGATGAGGAGAGGCCTGAGGCTGAGCAGGCAGGGGAAAACAAGGAGGGATTCCTAAGCAAACTAAAGAAAATGTTTAGTTCTTGACGGTAGGAATTAGCTGTTTCTATTTCTCTGATCTTACATCTTCTTGGGTGTAAGCgcattgtttgggggggggggggggggggtcacattgaTTCTACTGTACAAATAGCAACAATCTGATCTGATCATATTCCCCATATGGTGGATGTATGGATTTTATTCTGAAGAGGGTAGATTGTTAGTAGAGCTGATATCCTGCCTGATCTCACGTCCCAGACACTCATGTCTACCAGCTGCAGCTTTCTGCTAAGAGCCCTGATTAATGTACATCTGAGGCTCTGTCCACATCATGGGTCTTTCCATACTATTGAATTATAGGTTTCTGCATTTAAACTCTTAAAGGGCTCCGCACAATAAATACACTCTAGTACAGGGTTAGGaaaccttgcctctccagctgttgcaaaactacaactcccatcatgcctggacagccaaagctaaagctttggctgtccaggtatgatgggagttgtagttttgcaacagcaggagagccaaggttccctactccagTCTGATAGGGGGGTGAGGGGGTGTGACTGCTGGACCTCCCGCCAATCATATCAATGTAGTGGCAGTCAGCCATGCTTTCTGATGCACCATTCACCTGCCCTATTCTTGTGATTGATGGGGGTCCCTGCGGCTGGACTAACACTGATCCAACATTCCCTTATGCAGATAGGGACAATGGGTTTCATGGGCAGACCAGAAATTTCTGACTCTATCTGAATGGAGTTTGTAGAAATTTATGCACATGATGCAGAATAAAACCCATTGAGATGGATGGAAACGATTCTCAGTAAATCTGCAACACATATAACACTAGCCTGTCTATTACACATCTGGTATATTGGATACTGTGTAACCTTACTACTTGTCCTCTGCAGGAAAGAGATCAACAGGAAACTGACCTAGTTTGGACTCTTGGTGGAGACAAGTAACCTGTGGCGCCATTACATCTGGAGCGTGGCCCCGAGTGGCACTGGGTAGACCAGCAAGACTCTTCGATTTGTCATCTGCCCCATAATGCAGGAatccttcctgttctgtagatgAAGGACTTTCCAGGACTGACTAATCAAACGCTAAACGTGTTTCTTAGACTTGTTCCTCCCTGTTATTCACATCCCGTCTGTCCCTGTTCCTGAGCTGCTAAGCAACACCGGCTTCTACAACCTTGTGTCATCTGTTAGTGTATAACATGCCGGCTCTCCAGTCTGTATACATAGAATATATTGTAAGTTGGTCTCTGACATTTGGATTTGATGCACTGCAGgttctctgctccctggtgataCAGCCAAGAAGTATGTTGTGAATGGCTAAGTAGACATATATGTAAAGTACGTGGGATACAGTAAGATTTGTTCTCTAGTCCTTACATAATGCATATTTTGATGCGGCATCTGATATGCCCCAGCACCTTATAATACAGAGCAGAGACTACTGTAGTATGGATAACATATAGGCTTTTTATGTTCTATACTGTATGTTACTATTGCTTTAAGTAATTCTCCTCGTGATAAAAATAACTGGGAGACACAGACCATGCAATTTGTTCTGCGAATAAAATCGCTGCCCAAGATATCCTTGTTGTCACATATGTACATTATATAAGAGCTATGGAGCGCCATCTACAGGTGTAAATACCTGAACCTCACAACAGCGCTGAAGTCTGCACCTCTACATAGACAACACAATTACCTTTATTAAGTACAAAAGGAGCCACTAAGCAGGTTTGTTAAACACTAAAGGAATGCAAACCTCttggttaaaggagttatcaccCAGCTACAGGATAGATAATCTACTGATCAGTGGGGAACAATGGCTGGAACCCtcattttgtaacagctggaggtcctGAGTTTCAAACTCCTGATTTgggtgatccagaggaggcatgggagaaggtcatgtggtcagatgaggccAAAAAAGAACTTTTTGTGTTTGGAgaaagaaggatgagtacaaccccaagaacacagtcatAACCGTGATGCATGTGGGTGGAAACCTCATACTTTGGAGGTGCTTTAGTGCAAAGGGCCAACAACCCCCTTCCCTTAGTAAGAGCATTGgacaggggcacatgtggcagcataatatacaggggcacatgtggccacattatatacaggggcatgtgtggcagcattatatacaggggcacgtgtggcagcattatatacaggggcacatgtggcagcattatatacaggggcacatgtggccacattatatacaggggcacatgtggccacattatatacaggggcacatgtggcagcattatatacaggggcacatgtggccgcattatatacaggggcacatgtggcagcataatatacaggggcacatgtggccacattatatacaggggcacatgtggccacattatatacaggggcacatgtggccacattatatacaggggcacgtGTGgccacattatatacaggggcacaagtggccgcattatatacaggggcacatgtggccgcattatatacaggggcacatg belongs to Dendropsophus ebraccatus isolate aDenEbr1 chromosome 9, aDenEbr1.pat, whole genome shotgun sequence and includes:
- the DNAJA3 gene encoding dnaJ homolog subfamily A member 3, mitochondrial isoform X1, with protein sequence MAARCSSRWFSVAVSGARGQLLPGVQRWPRAEGAVLRALRAAVTRAPAGAFLGHVSHFHTSSPLSNKADYYQVLGVPKTASQKEIKKAYYQLAKKYHPDTNKEDPQAKEKFSQLAEAYEVLSDEVKRKQYDAYGTADFGAGGGRQQYWRGGPTVDPEELFRKIFGEFSGSPFGDFNNIFDQPQEYIMDLTFIQAAKGVNKEMSVSITDTCQRCNGKGNEPGTKLQHCNYCNGTGMETINTGPFVMRSTCRRCGGRGTTMTNPCLSCRGSGQTKQKKSVTVPVPAGVEDGQTVRMPVGRKEIFITFRVQRSPLFRRDGADIHSDLHVSIAQAVLGGTARAQGLYEPINVSIPAGAQADQSIRISGKGIVRMNSYGFGDHYIHIKLKVPRKLTDRQRALMLSFAEEETDVEGTVNGITNTTTGHVQQSSAADEERPEAEQAGENKEGFLSKLKKMFSS
- the DNAJA3 gene encoding dnaJ homolog subfamily A member 3, mitochondrial isoform X2, encoding MAARCSSRWFSVAVSGARGQLLPGVQRWPRAEGAVLRALRAAVTRAPAGAFLGHVSHFHTSSPLSNKADYYQVLGVPKTASQKEIKKAYYQLAKKYHPDTNKEDPQAKEKFSQLAEAYEVLSDEVKRKQYDAYGTADFGAGGGRQQYWRGGPTVDPEELFRKIFGEFSGSPFGDFNNIFDQPQEYIMDLTFIQAAKGVNKEMSVSITDTCQRCNGKGNEPGTKLQHCNYCNGTGMETINTGPFVMRSTCRRCGGRGTTMTNPCLSCRGSGQTKQKKSVTVPVPAGVEDGQTVRMPVGRKEIFITFRVQRSPLFRRDGADIHSDLHVSIAQAVLGGTARAQGLYEPINVSIPAGAQADQSIRISGKGIVRMNSYGFGDHYIHIKLKVPRKLTDRQRALMLSFAEEETDVEGTVNGITNTTTGKRSTGN